The following coding sequences are from one Hymenobacter sp. DG25A window:
- the hisH gene encoding imidazole glycerol phosphate synthase subunit HisH: protein MEIAVIDYKGGNVQSVLFALERLGVQAMLTADHEVIRGADKVLFPGEGEAASAMRELRAQGLDEFLPTLTQPFLGICLGMQLLGRHTQEGGGTDMLGILPFDVVRFEGSPDYKVPHMGWNTLQALRSPLFDGLQQEDHVYFVHSYYAPVGDYTIAQTEYPTAAFSAAVQHRNFYAVQFHTEKSGSVGTRILENFLKL, encoded by the coding sequence ATGGAAATAGCGGTAATTGATTACAAAGGCGGCAATGTGCAGTCGGTGTTGTTTGCGCTGGAGCGCCTGGGGGTACAAGCTATGCTGACCGCTGACCATGAGGTAATCCGAGGAGCAGATAAAGTATTGTTCCCCGGTGAGGGCGAAGCGGCCTCGGCTATGCGGGAGCTGCGGGCCCAGGGTCTGGATGAATTCCTGCCCACCCTGACGCAGCCTTTCCTGGGGATTTGCCTGGGCATGCAGCTGCTGGGGCGCCATACCCAAGAAGGCGGCGGTACCGACATGCTCGGCATTCTTCCTTTCGATGTAGTGCGCTTTGAAGGTTCGCCGGACTACAAGGTGCCCCACATGGGTTGGAACACGCTGCAAGCCCTCCGCAGTCCGCTGTTTGATGGCCTGCAGCAGGAAGACCATGTTTACTTCGTGCATAGCTACTATGCACCCGTAGGCGACTACACCATTGCCCAGACGGAATACCCCACCGCTGCGTTCAGTGCCGCTGTGCAGCACCGCAACTTCTACGCGGTGCAATTCCACACGGAAAAGAGTGGTTCGGTGGGCACCCGCATTCTGGAGAACTTTCTGAAACTCTAA